Proteins from one Apis cerana isolate GH-2021 linkage group LG11, AcerK_1.0, whole genome shotgun sequence genomic window:
- the LOC108002405 gene encoding antitrypsin isoform X4 — protein sequence MHIMTGSFWLLSFTLIIMAKAENKALSTVLESTNQFSSSLFQAVVKDHSGNLIMSPLSVDIVLAMTAYGAQGETENQFRNLLHLPSSDNLAKSGYQTLIDNLNDVKENKLLLANKVFVGKNFGIKPIFKDLTKDYFRSATQVINFAKSMEAANIINTWVEQNTNNLIKDLITVDDLNEMTTLVLVNAVYFKGQWKNKFNPDYTKDMPFHVNKDTIKNVPTMYKQGKYKYGELSNLNAKFIVIPYKGDELNMIIILPNEIDGLSEVEKKLQNIRLSDILNQGYEQEIQLYLPKFKVESEIHFNSILQKMGLIDAFTSHANFSGISDENIQINKVIQKAYIEVNEEGSEAAAATEYQIELFVYPSLEEFRVNGPFLYAITSGNDNIILFKGQIINSEV from the exons tgACAGGAAGTTTTTGGTTGTTGAGTTTTACTCTAATAATAATGGCAAAAGCAGAAAATAAAGCATTAAGTACTGTTTTAGAAAGTACAAATCAATTCTCTTCTTCATTATTTcag gcTGTAGTAAAAGATCATTCTGGCAATCTTATAATGTCTCCTCTAAGTGTAGATATTGTTCTTGCCATGACTGCTTATGGAGCTCAAGGAGAAACAGAAAACCAGTTTAGAAATTTACTTCATCTTCCATCTTCAGACAATCTTGCCAAGTCTGGTTATCAAACACTTATTGATAATCTTAAT gatgttaaagaaaataaactgCTTCTTGCAAATAAAGTTTTCGTAGGTAAAAATTTTGGTATCAAaccaatttttaaagatttgacAAAAGATTACTTCCGTTCTGCTACTCAAGTAATAAACTTTGCCAAGTCCATGGAAGcagcaaatattattaatacatgggttgaacaaaatacaaataatctcATTAAAGATCTTATAACTGTtg atgatCTGAATGAAATGACAACATTAGTACTTGTTAATGCAGTTTATTTTAAAGGCCAATGgaagaataaattcaatcCTGATTATACTAAGGATATGCCATTTCATGTTAATAaggatacaataaaaaatgttcCTACCATGTATAAACAaggcaaatataaatatggtgaactttctaatttaaatgctaaatttattgtaataccTTATAAg GGTgatgaattaaatatgatcATAATTCTTCCAAATGAAATTGATGGTTTATctgaagttgaaaaaaaattacaaaatataagattatccGATATTCTAAATCAAGGATATGAAcaagaaatacaattatatttaccaAAATTCAAAGTAGAAAgtgaaatacattttaatagtattttacAAAAG ATGGGATTAATTGATGCATTTACTTCACATGCTAATTTTTCTGGAATTAGtgatgaaaatatacaaattaataaagttatacAAAAAGCATATATTGAAGTAAATGAAGAAGGTAGCGAAGCTGCTGCTGCTACTg AATACCAGATTGAACTCTTCGTGTATCCTTCCTTAGAAGAATTTCGAGTAAATGGACCATTTCTTTATGCAATCACTTCAGGAAATGACAACATAATTCTCTTCAAAGGCCAAATCATTAATTCTGAG GTCTGA
- the LOC108002405 gene encoding antichymotrypsin-2 isoform X1, which produces MHIMTGSFWLLSFTLIIMAKAENKALSTVLESTNQFSSSLFQAVVKDHSGNLIMSPLSVDIVLAMTAYGAQGETENQFRNLLHLPSSDNLAKSGYQTLIDNLNDVKENKLLLANKVFVGKNFGIKPIFKDLTKDYFRSATQVINFAKSMEAANIINTWVEQNTNNLIKDLITVDDLNEMTTLVLVNAVYFKGQWKNKFNPDYTKDMPFHVNKDTIKNVPTMYKQGKYKYGELSNLNAKFIVIPYKGDELNMIIILPNEIDGLSEVEKKLQNIRLSDILNQGYEQEIQLYLPKFKVESEIHFNSILQKMGLIDAFTSHANFSGISDENIQINKVIQKAYIEVNEEGSEAAAATGAIFLKLSLEIPLDFIVTQPFFFYIINTINNEKEGTHITVPLFSGCITEPKI; this is translated from the exons tgACAGGAAGTTTTTGGTTGTTGAGTTTTACTCTAATAATAATGGCAAAAGCAGAAAATAAAGCATTAAGTACTGTTTTAGAAAGTACAAATCAATTCTCTTCTTCATTATTTcag gcTGTAGTAAAAGATCATTCTGGCAATCTTATAATGTCTCCTCTAAGTGTAGATATTGTTCTTGCCATGACTGCTTATGGAGCTCAAGGAGAAACAGAAAACCAGTTTAGAAATTTACTTCATCTTCCATCTTCAGACAATCTTGCCAAGTCTGGTTATCAAACACTTATTGATAATCTTAAT gatgttaaagaaaataaactgCTTCTTGCAAATAAAGTTTTCGTAGGTAAAAATTTTGGTATCAAaccaatttttaaagatttgacAAAAGATTACTTCCGTTCTGCTACTCAAGTAATAAACTTTGCCAAGTCCATGGAAGcagcaaatattattaatacatgggttgaacaaaatacaaataatctcATTAAAGATCTTATAACTGTtg atgatCTGAATGAAATGACAACATTAGTACTTGTTAATGCAGTTTATTTTAAAGGCCAATGgaagaataaattcaatcCTGATTATACTAAGGATATGCCATTTCATGTTAATAaggatacaataaaaaatgttcCTACCATGTATAAACAaggcaaatataaatatggtgaactttctaatttaaatgctaaatttattgtaataccTTATAAg GGTgatgaattaaatatgatcATAATTCTTCCAAATGAAATTGATGGTTTATctgaagttgaaaaaaaattacaaaatataagattatccGATATTCTAAATCAAGGATATGAAcaagaaatacaattatatttaccaAAATTCAAAGTAGAAAgtgaaatacattttaatagtattttacAAAAG ATGGGATTAATTGATGCATTTACTTCACATGCTAATTTTTCTGGAATTAGtgatgaaaatatacaaattaataaagttatacAAAAAGCATATATTGAAGTAAATGAAGAAGGTAGCGAAGCTGCTGCTGCTACTg gtgccatttttttgaaattgtctTTGGAAATTCCACTCGATTTCATTGTTACACagccattctttttttatatcataaatactataaataatgaaaaagagggAACTCATATCACCGTACCATTATTCAGCGGTTGTATTACCGaacctaaaatttaa
- the LOC108002405 gene encoding antitrypsin isoform X5 — protein MHIMTGSFWLLSFTLIIMAKAENKALSTVLESTNQFSSSLFQAVVKDHSGNLIMSPLSVDIVLAMTAYGAQGETENQFRNLLHLPSSDNLAKSGYQTLIDNLNDVKENKLLLANKVFVGKNFGIKPIFKDLTKDYFRSATQVINFAKSMEAANIINTWVEQNTNNLIKDLITVDDLNEMTTLVLVNAVYFKGQWKNKFNPDYTKDMPFHVNKDTIKNVPTMYKQGKYKYGELSNLNAKFIVIPYKGDELNMIIILPNEIDGLSEVEKKLQNIRLSDILNQGYEQEIQLYLPKFKVESEIHFNSILQKMGLIDAFTSHANFSGISDENIQINKVIQKAYIEVNEEGSEAAAATGIFFTVTAFIPQIPPLFFKIDKPFHFVIQYNELVLFEGLISKL, from the exons tgACAGGAAGTTTTTGGTTGTTGAGTTTTACTCTAATAATAATGGCAAAAGCAGAAAATAAAGCATTAAGTACTGTTTTAGAAAGTACAAATCAATTCTCTTCTTCATTATTTcag gcTGTAGTAAAAGATCATTCTGGCAATCTTATAATGTCTCCTCTAAGTGTAGATATTGTTCTTGCCATGACTGCTTATGGAGCTCAAGGAGAAACAGAAAACCAGTTTAGAAATTTACTTCATCTTCCATCTTCAGACAATCTTGCCAAGTCTGGTTATCAAACACTTATTGATAATCTTAAT gatgttaaagaaaataaactgCTTCTTGCAAATAAAGTTTTCGTAGGTAAAAATTTTGGTATCAAaccaatttttaaagatttgacAAAAGATTACTTCCGTTCTGCTACTCAAGTAATAAACTTTGCCAAGTCCATGGAAGcagcaaatattattaatacatgggttgaacaaaatacaaataatctcATTAAAGATCTTATAACTGTtg atgatCTGAATGAAATGACAACATTAGTACTTGTTAATGCAGTTTATTTTAAAGGCCAATGgaagaataaattcaatcCTGATTATACTAAGGATATGCCATTTCATGTTAATAaggatacaataaaaaatgttcCTACCATGTATAAACAaggcaaatataaatatggtgaactttctaatttaaatgctaaatttattgtaataccTTATAAg GGTgatgaattaaatatgatcATAATTCTTCCAAATGAAATTGATGGTTTATctgaagttgaaaaaaaattacaaaatataagattatccGATATTCTAAATCAAGGATATGAAcaagaaatacaattatatttaccaAAATTCAAAGTAGAAAgtgaaatacattttaatagtattttacAAAAG ATGGGATTAATTGATGCATTTACTTCACATGCTAATTTTTCTGGAATTAGtgatgaaaatatacaaattaataaagttatacAAAAAGCATATATTGAAGTAAATGAAGAAGGTAGCGAAGCTGCTGCTGCTACTg gtattTTCTTTACTGTTACTGCATTTATACCTCAAATTCCAcctttattcttcaaaattgatAAACCATTTCATTTTGTCATTCAATATAATGAACTTGTACTCTTCGAGGGATTAATATCGAAgctttaa
- the LOC108002405 gene encoding antitrypsin isoform X3, whose protein sequence is MHIMTGSFWLLSFTLIIMAKAENKALSTVLESTNQFSSSLFQAVVKDHSGNLIMSPLSVDIVLAMTAYGAQGETENQFRNLLHLPSSDNLAKSGYQTLIDNLNDVKENKLLLANKVFVGKNFGIKPIFKDLTKDYFRSATQVINFAKSMEAANIINTWVEQNTNNLIKDLITVDDLNEMTTLVLVNAVYFKGQWKNKFNPDYTKDMPFHVNKDTIKNVPTMYKQGKYKYGELSNLNAKFIVIPYKGDELNMIIILPNEIDGLSEVEKKLQNIRLSDILNQGYEQEIQLYLPKFKVESEIHFNSILQKMGLIDAFTSHANFSGISDENIQINKVIQKAYIEVNEEGSEAAAATEYQIELFVYPSLEEFRVNGPFLYAITSGNDNIILFKGQIINSEAV, encoded by the exons tgACAGGAAGTTTTTGGTTGTTGAGTTTTACTCTAATAATAATGGCAAAAGCAGAAAATAAAGCATTAAGTACTGTTTTAGAAAGTACAAATCAATTCTCTTCTTCATTATTTcag gcTGTAGTAAAAGATCATTCTGGCAATCTTATAATGTCTCCTCTAAGTGTAGATATTGTTCTTGCCATGACTGCTTATGGAGCTCAAGGAGAAACAGAAAACCAGTTTAGAAATTTACTTCATCTTCCATCTTCAGACAATCTTGCCAAGTCTGGTTATCAAACACTTATTGATAATCTTAAT gatgttaaagaaaataaactgCTTCTTGCAAATAAAGTTTTCGTAGGTAAAAATTTTGGTATCAAaccaatttttaaagatttgacAAAAGATTACTTCCGTTCTGCTACTCAAGTAATAAACTTTGCCAAGTCCATGGAAGcagcaaatattattaatacatgggttgaacaaaatacaaataatctcATTAAAGATCTTATAACTGTtg atgatCTGAATGAAATGACAACATTAGTACTTGTTAATGCAGTTTATTTTAAAGGCCAATGgaagaataaattcaatcCTGATTATACTAAGGATATGCCATTTCATGTTAATAaggatacaataaaaaatgttcCTACCATGTATAAACAaggcaaatataaatatggtgaactttctaatttaaatgctaaatttattgtaataccTTATAAg GGTgatgaattaaatatgatcATAATTCTTCCAAATGAAATTGATGGTTTATctgaagttgaaaaaaaattacaaaatataagattatccGATATTCTAAATCAAGGATATGAAcaagaaatacaattatatttaccaAAATTCAAAGTAGAAAgtgaaatacattttaatagtattttacAAAAG ATGGGATTAATTGATGCATTTACTTCACATGCTAATTTTTCTGGAATTAGtgatgaaaatatacaaattaataaagttatacAAAAAGCATATATTGAAGTAAATGAAGAAGGTAGCGAAGCTGCTGCTGCTACTg AATACCAGATTGAACTCTTCGTGTATCCTTCCTTAGAAGAATTTCGAGTAAATGGACCATTTCTTTATGCAATCACTTCAGGAAATGACAACATAATTCTCTTCAAAGGCCAAATCATTAATTCTGAGGCA GTCTGA
- the LOC108002405 gene encoding antitrypsin isoform X2 — MHIMTGSFWLLSFTLIIMAKAENKALSTVLESTNQFSSSLFQAVVKDHSGNLIMSPLSVDIVLAMTAYGAQGETENQFRNLLHLPSSDNLAKSGYQTLIDNLNDVKENKLLLANKVFVGKNFGIKPIFKDLTKDYFRSATQVINFAKSMEAANIINTWVEQNTNNLIKDLITVDDLNEMTTLVLVNAVYFKGQWKNKFNPDYTKDMPFHVNKDTIKNVPTMYKQGKYKYGELSNLNAKFIVIPYKGDELNMIIILPNEIDGLSEVEKKLQNIRLSDILNQGYEQEIQLYLPKFKVESEIHFNSILQKMGLIDAFTSHANFSGISDENIQINKVIQKAYIEVNEEGSEAAAATEYQIELFVYPSLEEFRVNGPFLYAITSGNDNIILFKGQIINSEAVV; from the exons tgACAGGAAGTTTTTGGTTGTTGAGTTTTACTCTAATAATAATGGCAAAAGCAGAAAATAAAGCATTAAGTACTGTTTTAGAAAGTACAAATCAATTCTCTTCTTCATTATTTcag gcTGTAGTAAAAGATCATTCTGGCAATCTTATAATGTCTCCTCTAAGTGTAGATATTGTTCTTGCCATGACTGCTTATGGAGCTCAAGGAGAAACAGAAAACCAGTTTAGAAATTTACTTCATCTTCCATCTTCAGACAATCTTGCCAAGTCTGGTTATCAAACACTTATTGATAATCTTAAT gatgttaaagaaaataaactgCTTCTTGCAAATAAAGTTTTCGTAGGTAAAAATTTTGGTATCAAaccaatttttaaagatttgacAAAAGATTACTTCCGTTCTGCTACTCAAGTAATAAACTTTGCCAAGTCCATGGAAGcagcaaatattattaatacatgggttgaacaaaatacaaataatctcATTAAAGATCTTATAACTGTtg atgatCTGAATGAAATGACAACATTAGTACTTGTTAATGCAGTTTATTTTAAAGGCCAATGgaagaataaattcaatcCTGATTATACTAAGGATATGCCATTTCATGTTAATAaggatacaataaaaaatgttcCTACCATGTATAAACAaggcaaatataaatatggtgaactttctaatttaaatgctaaatttattgtaataccTTATAAg GGTgatgaattaaatatgatcATAATTCTTCCAAATGAAATTGATGGTTTATctgaagttgaaaaaaaattacaaaatataagattatccGATATTCTAAATCAAGGATATGAAcaagaaatacaattatatttaccaAAATTCAAAGTAGAAAgtgaaatacattttaatagtattttacAAAAG ATGGGATTAATTGATGCATTTACTTCACATGCTAATTTTTCTGGAATTAGtgatgaaaatatacaaattaataaagttatacAAAAAGCATATATTGAAGTAAATGAAGAAGGTAGCGAAGCTGCTGCTGCTACTg AATACCAGATTGAACTCTTCGTGTATCCTTCCTTAGAAGAATTTCGAGTAAATGGACCATTTCTTTATGCAATCACTTCAGGAAATGACAACATAATTCTCTTCAAAGGCCAAATCATTAATTCTGAGGCAGTCGTCTGA
- the LOC108002405 gene encoding antichymotrypsin-2 isoform X6 has product MHIMTGSFWLLSFTLIIMAKAENKALSTVLESTNQFSSSLFQAVVKDHSGNLIMSPLSVDIVLAMTAYGAQGETENQFRNLLHLPSSDNLAKSGYQTLIDNLNDVKENKLLLANKVFVGKNFGIKPIFKDLTKDYFRSATQVINFAKSMEAANIINTWVEQNTNNLIKDLITVDDLNEMTTLVLVNAVYFKGQWKNKFNPDYTKDMPFHVNKDTIKNVPTMYKQGKYKYGELSNLNAKFIVIPYKGDELNMIIILPNEIDGLSEVEKKLQNIRLSDILNQGYEQEIQLYLPKFKVESEIHFNSILQKMGLIDAFTSHANFSGISDENIQINKVIQKAYIEVNEEGSEAAAATGLSVRPLSSFWSPPKPIEFYVNRPFLSIIKYNYTILFLVNVVW; this is encoded by the exons tgACAGGAAGTTTTTGGTTGTTGAGTTTTACTCTAATAATAATGGCAAAAGCAGAAAATAAAGCATTAAGTACTGTTTTAGAAAGTACAAATCAATTCTCTTCTTCATTATTTcag gcTGTAGTAAAAGATCATTCTGGCAATCTTATAATGTCTCCTCTAAGTGTAGATATTGTTCTTGCCATGACTGCTTATGGAGCTCAAGGAGAAACAGAAAACCAGTTTAGAAATTTACTTCATCTTCCATCTTCAGACAATCTTGCCAAGTCTGGTTATCAAACACTTATTGATAATCTTAAT gatgttaaagaaaataaactgCTTCTTGCAAATAAAGTTTTCGTAGGTAAAAATTTTGGTATCAAaccaatttttaaagatttgacAAAAGATTACTTCCGTTCTGCTACTCAAGTAATAAACTTTGCCAAGTCCATGGAAGcagcaaatattattaatacatgggttgaacaaaatacaaataatctcATTAAAGATCTTATAACTGTtg atgatCTGAATGAAATGACAACATTAGTACTTGTTAATGCAGTTTATTTTAAAGGCCAATGgaagaataaattcaatcCTGATTATACTAAGGATATGCCATTTCATGTTAATAaggatacaataaaaaatgttcCTACCATGTATAAACAaggcaaatataaatatggtgaactttctaatttaaatgctaaatttattgtaataccTTATAAg GGTgatgaattaaatatgatcATAATTCTTCCAAATGAAATTGATGGTTTATctgaagttgaaaaaaaattacaaaatataagattatccGATATTCTAAATCAAGGATATGAAcaagaaatacaattatatttaccaAAATTCAAAGTAGAAAgtgaaatacattttaatagtattttacAAAAG ATGGGATTAATTGATGCATTTACTTCACATGCTAATTTTTCTGGAATTAGtgatgaaaatatacaaattaataaagttatacAAAAAGCATATATTGAAGTAAATGAAGAAGGTAGCGAAGCTGCTGCTGCTACTg GTCTGAGTGTAAGGCCTCTTTCAAGTTTTTGGTCACCGCCGAAGCCCATTGAGTTCTACGTCAATCGaccatttttatcaattattaaatataactatacAATTTTGTTCTTAGTGAATGTTGTGtggtag
- the LOC108002405 gene encoding antichymotrypsin-2 isoform X7, whose product MAKAENKALSTVLESTNQFSSSLFQAVVKDHSGNLIMSPLSVDIVLAMTAYGAQGETENQFRNLLHLPSSDNLAKSGYQTLIDNLNDVKENKLLLANKVFVGKNFGIKPIFKDLTKDYFRSATQVINFAKSMEAANIINTWVEQNTNNLIKDLITVDDLNEMTTLVLVNAVYFKGQWKNKFNPDYTKDMPFHVNKDTIKNVPTMYKQGKYKYGELSNLNAKFIVIPYKGDELNMIIILPNEIDGLSEVEKKLQNIRLSDILNQGYEQEIQLYLPKFKVESEIHFNSILQKMGLIDAFTSHANFSGISDENIQINKVIQKAYIEVNEEGSEAAAATGAIFLKLSLEIPLDFIVTQPFFFYIINTINNEKEGTHITVPLFSGCITEPKI is encoded by the exons ATGGCAAAAGCAGAAAATAAAGCATTAAGTACTGTTTTAGAAAGTACAAATCAATTCTCTTCTTCATTATTTcag gcTGTAGTAAAAGATCATTCTGGCAATCTTATAATGTCTCCTCTAAGTGTAGATATTGTTCTTGCCATGACTGCTTATGGAGCTCAAGGAGAAACAGAAAACCAGTTTAGAAATTTACTTCATCTTCCATCTTCAGACAATCTTGCCAAGTCTGGTTATCAAACACTTATTGATAATCTTAAT gatgttaaagaaaataaactgCTTCTTGCAAATAAAGTTTTCGTAGGTAAAAATTTTGGTATCAAaccaatttttaaagatttgacAAAAGATTACTTCCGTTCTGCTACTCAAGTAATAAACTTTGCCAAGTCCATGGAAGcagcaaatattattaatacatgggttgaacaaaatacaaataatctcATTAAAGATCTTATAACTGTtg atgatCTGAATGAAATGACAACATTAGTACTTGTTAATGCAGTTTATTTTAAAGGCCAATGgaagaataaattcaatcCTGATTATACTAAGGATATGCCATTTCATGTTAATAaggatacaataaaaaatgttcCTACCATGTATAAACAaggcaaatataaatatggtgaactttctaatttaaatgctaaatttattgtaataccTTATAAg GGTgatgaattaaatatgatcATAATTCTTCCAAATGAAATTGATGGTTTATctgaagttgaaaaaaaattacaaaatataagattatccGATATTCTAAATCAAGGATATGAAcaagaaatacaattatatttaccaAAATTCAAAGTAGAAAgtgaaatacattttaatagtattttacAAAAG ATGGGATTAATTGATGCATTTACTTCACATGCTAATTTTTCTGGAATTAGtgatgaaaatatacaaattaataaagttatacAAAAAGCATATATTGAAGTAAATGAAGAAGGTAGCGAAGCTGCTGCTGCTACTg gtgccatttttttgaaattgtctTTGGAAATTCCACTCGATTTCATTGTTACACagccattctttttttatatcataaatactataaataatgaaaaagagggAACTCATATCACCGTACCATTATTCAGCGGTTGTATTACCGaacctaaaatttaa
- the LOC108002405 gene encoding antichymotrypsin-2 isoform X8, giving the protein MSPLSVDIVLAMTAYGAQGETENQFRNLLHLPSSDNLAKSGYQTLIDNLNDVKENKLLLANKVFVGKNFGIKPIFKDLTKDYFRSATQVINFAKSMEAANIINTWVEQNTNNLIKDLITVDDLNEMTTLVLVNAVYFKGQWKNKFNPDYTKDMPFHVNKDTIKNVPTMYKQGKYKYGELSNLNAKFIVIPYKGDELNMIIILPNEIDGLSEVEKKLQNIRLSDILNQGYEQEIQLYLPKFKVESEIHFNSILQKMGLIDAFTSHANFSGISDENIQINKVIQKAYIEVNEEGSEAAAATGAIFLKLSLEIPLDFIVTQPFFFYIINTINNEKEGTHITVPLFSGCITEPKI; this is encoded by the exons ATGTCTCCTCTAAGTGTAGATATTGTTCTTGCCATGACTGCTTATGGAGCTCAAGGAGAAACAGAAAACCAGTTTAGAAATTTACTTCATCTTCCATCTTCAGACAATCTTGCCAAGTCTGGTTATCAAACACTTATTGATAATCTTAAT gatgttaaagaaaataaactgCTTCTTGCAAATAAAGTTTTCGTAGGTAAAAATTTTGGTATCAAaccaatttttaaagatttgacAAAAGATTACTTCCGTTCTGCTACTCAAGTAATAAACTTTGCCAAGTCCATGGAAGcagcaaatattattaatacatgggttgaacaaaatacaaataatctcATTAAAGATCTTATAACTGTtg atgatCTGAATGAAATGACAACATTAGTACTTGTTAATGCAGTTTATTTTAAAGGCCAATGgaagaataaattcaatcCTGATTATACTAAGGATATGCCATTTCATGTTAATAaggatacaataaaaaatgttcCTACCATGTATAAACAaggcaaatataaatatggtgaactttctaatttaaatgctaaatttattgtaataccTTATAAg GGTgatgaattaaatatgatcATAATTCTTCCAAATGAAATTGATGGTTTATctgaagttgaaaaaaaattacaaaatataagattatccGATATTCTAAATCAAGGATATGAAcaagaaatacaattatatttaccaAAATTCAAAGTAGAAAgtgaaatacattttaatagtattttacAAAAG ATGGGATTAATTGATGCATTTACTTCACATGCTAATTTTTCTGGAATTAGtgatgaaaatatacaaattaataaagttatacAAAAAGCATATATTGAAGTAAATGAAGAAGGTAGCGAAGCTGCTGCTGCTACTg gtgccatttttttgaaattgtctTTGGAAATTCCACTCGATTTCATTGTTACACagccattctttttttatatcataaatactataaataatgaaaaagagggAACTCATATCACCGTACCATTATTCAGCGGTTGTATTACCGaacctaaaatttaa